TTAAATTATACCCTTGGGAATGGATGGTAAAAGATGAGTTTGCTATTTATTTATTAGAATCAGATATAACGCTCTTTGAGCCCGCTTGGCGTATGATATTACAGAACAAGAACATTCTAACTATATTATGGGAGTTGTTTCCAGATTGTCCCTATCTATTACCTGCTTATTCTTCGCCAGAGAAGATAAAAAACACATTTGTGAGTAAGATAAAAGAAGGACGAGAAGGAGATGGAGTATTTTTCTGCCGCTCTATAGAAGCTATGGAATTGCCTAAATCTATAGTTGCCTCGGATTTTATTTACCAAGAGTGGTTTAATGTACCAAATTTTGAAGGAAACTATCCTACCATAGGAAGTTGGATTATTAATGGGCAGGTTGCAGGCATTGGAATTCGTGAGGATAAATCTCCTATCATTAAAAGGTCAAGTAGGTTTGTCCCTCATTGCTTTTCCTAATCATCTACTCTCTAGCTCTATAAATATTTGTCCATAAGTTATTCCCAGTCTATAACTTCCTTACTGTCAAACAAAAGCCATAAATAAAAAAATAATTATTAAACTTTTTATTATTAAATTTATCTTTAAGTTTTTTATAATATAATCAGTATTACAAAACATATATAGGTAGTTTTATGAATAAACTTATTCCAATTTTTCTAGCTCTAGCTTTCTCAACTGTTGCCATTGCTACAGACGGCCAAAAACATGAGGACAACACCAAAAAAGAACATCATGAGAATACAGAGCACCACAAAGAAAAACCTGAGCATAAATCTGAACATCCAGATAATAAACACGAAACTGAAAAACATAAAAAGCACAATTAAGTGTATTTAAGTAAAGAAATTTTTAATATCATAAAAATAATGACAAATGATCAATATTTTCACTTGAAGATTTCGCTTTTTATATTATAATTGCCATTACAAAAACAACGAGGTTTATCTTATGCACAAAATTATTACAATTCTTCTAGCCCTAGCCTTCTCAACCGCTGCTCTTGCTAGCACTGCACCAGCAGATGCATCAAAGAAGCCTGCTACTGCTAACCAAGCACAAGCTGGTGGACAAGTAGAAGCAGAAAAAGAAAAAGAAACTACTGAAGAAAAAAAATAAGCTATTATTTTTTTCTTTATCTTTGATAAGTTAACCGATAAATGTTTAATCGTTTATCGGTTTTTTTGTCAGTGTTTCTGGATCACTAACATATAGTTAGCGTTCACGAGTTTTTTAGTTTGAACGGTTTAGTATTCACACTATAGCAAAGCCAGTTGGATTATGGTACGTTAATGGAAGAGCTAGGTAGATTACTTTGTTGCGCACAGCTGAGAC
The genomic region above belongs to Candidatus Trichorickettsia mobilis and contains:
- a CDS encoding glutathionylspermidine synthase family protein translates to MTYLVQFRKRSNKQSRSLYGRFDLAYDGTNPPKMLEYNADTPTALFEASVIQWEWLQSLKFKADQFNSIHEKLIEAWQELIPSGALVHFSGFLDNREDYGTLTYLADTALQVTKQVKVLELQNITLRRKWFKQQLCDEEGFKIAYLFKLYPWEWMVKDEFAIYLLESDITLFEPAWRMILQNKNILTILWELFPDCPYLLPAYSSPEKIKNTFVSKIKEGREGDGVFFCRSIEAMELPKSIVASDFIYQEWFNVPNFEGNYPTIGSWIINGQVAGIGIREDKSPIIKRSSRFVPHCFS